From Ignavibacteriales bacterium:
CATGCGTGGTTCGCACTGTTGCGCGGGACAAGCGTCTGCTGAATCCATTGCCGGGAGACGATTTGCGTGCCGTCGATCATTCCGTTGTGGAGGTAGAGCTGCCCCAACCGGGCGAGATCGCGGGGGGTGAAACTCATCCCCGTGCCGCCTGCATACACGCCCTGCGGATCCTTCAACCAGGCCCGGACAGAGATCTTCAGGGGAGTGAACAGATATCGTTCTGCGAAGTCATACGAGGATATCCCGGATGCCCGTGTGATGATTCCGGACAGAAGGTTGACGTTCGGAGTGGTGTAGAGGAATTGTTCCCCGGGTGCATATTTGAGGGGAAGCTTGAGAGTCGTGTACATCCAGTTGACGTTGTCGCTGTACAGCGACGTATGGTCAGCTGTCTCGTTCCAATCGATGCCGCTCTTCATCGTGAGGAAGTGTTCAAGCGTCCAGTTTCGCTTTCGCGGGTCGATGCCTGTCGTGTCGAAGTCGGGAAAGTAGCTGAGCACCCTCTCCTGCGCTGACCGGATAATTCCTTTGTCGATAGCTATCCCCAACAGGGCGGAGGTAAAGCTCTTCGATGCCGAATGAATCTCGTAGTCGTTCTCCTTCTGAAATCGGCTGTAATATTCAACGACGAGTGTATCATTCTTGATGACGAGAAGACTGAGGATGAACGGATTTGCTTTGGTCTCTTTGAGCGCCAGGGAGACTTTTGCAGTATCGAGGCCCTGAACTGTCGGCGAGGAAGTGGGCCACGCGTACGGGTCACGGTACGTGAACCTGGTATCGGAGCCACTGTCCGGCGCCGCAGGGCTGTTGCTGCAGCCCGAAGCGGTCAGGAGCACAGACACGAGAAGAACGATACCCGGTATGCACAGGTTTCTATATGTCACATGGATTCCTTCAGAACGACAGGTATAATGATCAACGAATATCTTCCGGTATCTGTTCCCTGAGGGGCAATACTGGGACCAGTTGTGCATTTCACCGGACATCAAAAAAAAGCTCCTCATCGAAAACGAGGATGAGGAGCTGGGGCATAGGATACTTGATTCAGCAAATCGCCTATCGTTTCTTGAGGAGCTCTGTCCAATTATTCAGAATCACCGTCGGACCGCTCGACTCGTCAAACGAATTAACGATGATTTTCGATCCGTCACGGGATACGTCGTAATTCCCCGCATACGAGGGCGCACTGACCCTGAACAGTGGAGTGACGTTCACGGCCTGCATTGTAGGGCCAGCTGGTTTCACCTGCGCGACCACAAGTTTGGAGTCGAGGGTGAGATAGAATATCTCTGTGCCGTTACTAGCCCAACGAGGCCCCCTCCCCCCCGTCCGTTCCTGACCACCTTGGAAGGAGATTGGCTCCGGGTTTAGAGGTCCCGGGAAAGGAGTCACGTAGATTTCACTCTGCTTTGTTTGTTCAGAACAAAAAGCCATCCATTTCCCATCCGGCGAGAACCTCGGATCCCATTCGTTTTCCTCAAACTCCAAGAATGGTCGGATCGTGTTCTTGCCATCCATACTAAGCGTTAGGATGTCGCTCTGATTCCCTGGGTGTAGTTGATTGGCGCTGCCGACAAAAGCAAGATACCGTCCATCCGGAGAGCAATCGAAGGGTTGTATTGAACAGTACTGTGCCCACGCTGGTATCAGAACTTCTTGTGCTCCTGATAAGAGGCTTTTTCGGTAGAGTTCAAACGCTGCACCTCCTCCGCAGTTTTTTGACAATGTATTGCGGTTAGAACAAAAGAACATTTCCTTTCCATCGCGCGTCCAGACCGGGAGTCGGTCTTGCCCTTTACTGTACGCGACTCGTTTCTTTTCGAAGGTTAGAAGGTCATAGGTCCAGATATGAGGGAGCCCTTCCAGCGAATCGACAACCGCATATGCAACCTTGTTTCCGTCTGGACTGAACCTTACATCGCAGTACGCAGCTCGCTGTCCAAAGACACTCGGCCCCCCCGTCATGGTTCTGCCTCCTACAGCACCAATTTCTCTGCCGGTCCGATCGTAAATAACTAGTCGAGTCATCGACGAAGTCGGCGGTTTTTGGTAGATGAGCGTTGGACTATTTGACGCTGCAAACACTCCCCCACCATCCACACCGTTTATCTGCACCTCCGCAATAGGAATGCTCTCTCCTGAAATCGAAAGTGCTCCAAGGTCGAAGGGGACTGCCATCAAGTTCCTGTTGTTCATATTCTGATACAGCAAGAAACCGTTGGAAAATACAGCGTTTGATGTCGCTTTGAGAATTGTCTTTCGTTCTCTTGATCGAATCGATCCTACACAGATTTCATCCGGATTTGGGCCCAAGCCCGTAAAAATTGTTCTGGCCAGGAAAAAGAAATGAACGCCATCAGGGAGGAAAGAAGGATATTGATGGTAAATTTCTTTTTTTGCAGAATCGCGTTCCGTTACTGCTACGACATTTCCTCCATGTTC
This genomic window contains:
- a CDS encoding serine hydrolase gives rise to the protein MTYRNLCIPGIVLLVSVLLTASGCSNSPAAPDSGSDTRFTYRDPYAWPTSSPTVQGLDTAKVSLALKETKANPFILSLLVIKNDTLVVEYYSRFQKENDYEIHSASKSFTSALLGIAIDKGIIRSAQERVLSYFPDFDTTGIDPRKRNWTLEHFLTMKSGIDWNETADHTSLYSDNVNWMYTTLKLPLKYAPGEQFLYTTPNVNLLSGIITRASGISSYDFAERYLFTPLKISVRAWLKDPQGVYAGGTGMSFTPRDLARLGQLYLHNGMIDGTQIVSRQWIQQTLVPRNSANHAWGDLPSVNYGYLWWNNYDSRDSIFMAAGFAGQFVFVIPAKNMIIVTIGDDNVTTEQASYFETVMIGILKKYFF